The nucleotide sequence CAGCTCTACGACGTCTTCAACCAGATGCTCGCCGAGCTCGACGAGCGGCAGCGGGAGCTACGGACGAACGAGGCCCGGATGCGGGCGCTCCTCGAGGCGGCCCCGGACATGGTGATGGTCCTCGACGAGCACGCGCGGGTGGTCGAGCTGCCCTCCACCGGGATGAGCAAGCCCCGGGCGCTGGTCGGGAGGCTGCTCGGCAAGCGGCTGGACGAGCTGCTCGAGGAGGGCAGCACCGCGGCGATCCGCGACGCGATGGCCCGCACCCTCGAGTCGAGCTCGCACCCGCCCCTCTCCTTCACCCTCGAGATCGACGGGCGGCCGGTGGAGTTCGACGCGACGATCAGCCCGATGGGCGTCGCCCCCGGCCTGGAGTGCCCGGGCAAGCTCTTCGTCATGCTCTGCCGCGACATGACCGAGCGCCGCGAGCTGCAGAACCAGCTCCAGCAGGCCCAGAAGATGGAGTCGATCGGCCAGCTCGCCGGCGGCATCGCCCACGACTTCAACAACCTCCTCGCCGGCATCGTCGGCTACGCCGAGCTGATGAAGGTCGCCCGGAACGACGACGCGAAGCGGGCGCACGCCGACGAGATCCTCTCGATCGCCGAGCGGGCCGGCGACCTGGTGGACAACCTCCTGGCCTTCTCCCGGCGCGCCGAGAGGAAGATCGTCCCGACGGATCTCAACCGGGTCATCAAGCGGGTCGGCGGGATCGCCCGGCGGACCTTCGATCCGCGTATCCGCGTCACCTTCCTGCCCACCGACGAGCCGGCCATCGTCGTCGGCGACCCCGCCCAGCTCGAGAGCGCGCTCCTGAACCTCGCGGTGAACGCCCGGGACGCCATGCCCGAGGGCGGGGAGCTCGAGCTCTCGGTCGAGCTCACCCCCGGGGCGTCCGGGCGCGAGGCGCGCCGCTGCGTCCTCCGGGTCCGGGACACCGGCACCGGCATCCCGGCCGAGATCCTCTCCCGGAACTACGAGCCCTTCTTCACCACCAAGGAGGTGGGCAAGGGCTCCGGGCTCGGCCTCGCCGCCGTCTACGGCACCGTGCAGTCGACGGGCGGCACCCTCGAGGTCGAGAGCGAGGAGGGACAGGGGACCTGCTTCACCCTGAGCTTCCCGCTGAGCGAGGAGCGAGAGGCGCGGGTCACGGAGCCCGAGACCGAGGCGGCGCCCCGCAGCGGGGGGCACGTCCTCGTCGTCGATGACGAGCCGATCATCTGCAACCTCTCCCGCGAGCTCCTCGAGCACCTGGGCTACCGGGTCTCGGTCGCCGACGGTGGGCCGGCCGCCATCGAGCTGGTGAACCGGATGGGCAGCGAGCTCGACGCCGTCGTCATGGACATGGCCATGCCGCAGATGTCCGGCGCCGAGGCGGCGCGGAAGATCACCGAGGTCGAGCCCGACCTGCCGATCATCATCGCCTCGGGCTTCGACCTCCACGGCGAGGGCAAGGACGAGCTGGGGCGCGCGGCGGCGATCCTCAACAAGCCCTTCGGCATCAACGAGCTCGACCGCACCTTGCGGGAGGTCCTCGGCTGATCGTGGGCCGCGGCGACTGGAAGCGCTCGTACCGGCACGACGAGGGCCGGCGGACGACGGCCCAGCGCCGCGCCCTGCGGGAGCTCTGGGAGCCCTACGGTCTGAGCTGGACCTGGGATCGCCTCCTCGATCTCGACGCGGCCTTCGGGCGGGAGGGGCCCGCGATCCTGGACCTGGGCTTCGGCACGGGGGAGTCGCTCGTCGCGGCGGCGAGGCGCCACCCGGACCACCGGGTCCTCGGCGTCGAGGTCTACCGGCCCGGCCTCGGGGCGGCGCTGCTCGCGATCGAGCGAGAGGGGCTCGAGAACGTGCGCGTCGTCCGGGGCGACGCCTTCGAGCTCCTCACCCACCACATCGCCCCGGCGACCTTCGCGCTCGTCCAGATCTTCTTCCCGGAGCCCTGGCCCGAGTTCCCCGAGCGCCGGATCGTCCGGCCGCTGCTGCTGGAGCTCCTCGCCCGGACCCTCGAGCCCGGCGGCCTCCTCCACCTCGCGACCGACGTCCCGGCCTACCTCGACCACGCGCGGGCGGCCATCGAGGCGGCCTCCGGCTGGACCCTCGTCGAGGACTCCGCCGAGGAGCCCGGTCACCCCGACACGGTCTACGCCCGCCGGGCGCGAGACGAGGGTCGCCCGATCCTCCAGCTGCGGGCCCGGCGCGAGCCCTGAAGGCCCGCGTCGGCTTCAGAGGAGCCCGCGCTCGTGGAGCGCCGCGCGCATCTGCGGCACGGTCTCGTGGCGGTGGTCGATCCGCACCGCGTCCCAGCCCCGGGCGAGGGCCGCGTCCACGTTCGCGGGGAGGTCGTCGAAGAAGACGATCTCCTCACCCGGCAGGCCGACGTCGGCCTCGAAGGCCTCGTAGATCCTCGGGTCGGGCTTCACCAGCCCCAGGAGGTGGGAGGCGTGCTGGTGGTCGAGGGCGGCGACCGCGGGGTCGGCCAGCAGCCTCTCCCAGTGCGAGCGGCTGGTGTTGGAGAGGCAGGCGGTGGTGTGCCCGGCGCCCCGGAGCGCCTCGACGAGCTCGCGGGTGCCGAGATAGGGCCCCCGGATCCAGGCCCGGTCGATGCGGGCGACCTCCGGCGGCGACCAGACCCCTCCGAGCAGCTCGCTGAGCGCGCCGTGGAAGGCCTCGACGCCGAGCTCGTCGCGCTGGAAGCGGTCGACCAGCTCCCCGAAGCGCTCCTGCTCCAGCGGCTCGATCCGGTGCTCGCGGGGCTCCACCCCCGCGGCCTCGCAGCCCTCCGCCCAGGAGCGGCAGATGCGCAGGAGCACTCCTCCGAGATCGAAGCAGATCAGCACGGACACGATCCCTAGCTCAGACGAGCTGCGCGTCGAAGACCTCCCCGAAGGCGGTGATCAGCCGCTCGGCGATCTCCTCGTTCGAGGGCAGGGCCTCGGGGGGGAGCTCCTGCTCCAGGGTGGTCACCGCGTACTCGGAGATCCCGCAGGGCACGATCAGCTGGAAGTGATCCATCCGGGTGCGGACGTTGAAGGCGAGGCCATGGGTGCTGATCCACCGGGAGAGGTGGACGCCGATGGCGCCGATCTTCCGCCAGGGCTCGGCCTCGCCGTCGCCCAGCCAGCAGCCGATCATCCCCTCCTTCCTTCGCGCGTGAACGCCGAGGGTGGCGGCGGTGCGGATCATCACCTCTTCCAGGTCGGCCACGAAGCGGCGGACGTCCTGGCGGTCGGGCTTCAGGTCGAAGAT is from Deltaproteobacteria bacterium and encodes:
- the trmB gene encoding tRNA (guanosine(46)-N7)-methyltransferase TrmB; the protein is MGRGDWKRSYRHDEGRRTTAQRRALRELWEPYGLSWTWDRLLDLDAAFGREGPAILDLGFGTGESLVAAARRHPDHRVLGVEVYRPGLGAALLAIEREGLENVRVVRGDAFELLTHHIAPATFALVQIFFPEPWPEFPERRIVRPLLLELLARTLEPGGLLHLATDVPAYLDHARAAIEAASGWTLVEDSAEEPGHPDTVYARRARDEGRPILQLRARREP
- a CDS encoding ATP-binding protein; the protein is MQRFERLTIGASILVITVTVVGAGMAMLAGLLFFRFEALSQDALVARGRVIAEGTARNLTGSLVFDDPRGATELLATLENLGDARRAILFDAAGESFASFEGEGPGEVLPAGSSEAVELRPGAALVRAPIVRDGEFLGSLSIHFSTAALTEQRRSAQQATVLLTLAMILACAFLTWRLRNLVIGPIQKLAGTMRGIAAGGLLDTRVEHARSDVLGQLYDVFNQMLAELDERQRELRTNEARMRALLEAAPDMVMVLDEHARVVELPSTGMSKPRALVGRLLGKRLDELLEEGSTAAIRDAMARTLESSSHPPLSFTLEIDGRPVEFDATISPMGVAPGLECPGKLFVMLCRDMTERRELQNQLQQAQKMESIGQLAGGIAHDFNNLLAGIVGYAELMKVARNDDAKRAHADEILSIAERAGDLVDNLLAFSRRAERKIVPTDLNRVIKRVGGIARRTFDPRIRVTFLPTDEPAIVVGDPAQLESALLNLAVNARDAMPEGGELELSVELTPGASGREARRCVLRVRDTGTGIPAEILSRNYEPFFTTKEVGKGSGLGLAAVYGTVQSTGGTLEVESEEGQGTCFTLSFPLSEEREARVTEPETEAAPRSGGHVLVVDDEPIICNLSRELLEHLGYRVSVADGGPAAIELVNRMGSELDAVVMDMAMPQMSGAEAARKITEVEPDLPIIIASGFDLHGEGKDELGRAAAILNKPFGINELDRTLREVLG
- the lipB gene encoding lipoyl(octanoyl) transferase LipB, whose protein sequence is MSARAVERIRVERLGTISYAEGLARQQALAEAHFEGGAPDTLLVLEHAPVITLGRSGKPANVLLSPEALAERGVELVECDRGGDVTYHGPGQVVCYPIFDLKPDRQDVRRFVADLEEVMIRTAATLGVHARRKEGMIGCWLGDGEAEPWRKIGAIGVHLSRWISTHGLAFNVRTRMDHFQLIVPCGISEYAVTTLEQELPPEALPSNEEIAERLITAFGEVFDAQLV
- a CDS encoding HAD-IA family hydrolase; translation: MSVLICFDLGGVLLRICRSWAEGCEAAGVEPREHRIEPLEQERFGELVDRFQRDELGVEAFHGALSELLGGVWSPPEVARIDRAWIRGPYLGTRELVEALRGAGHTTACLSNTSRSHWERLLADPAVAALDHQHASHLLGLVKPDPRIYEAFEADVGLPGEEIVFFDDLPANVDAALARGWDAVRIDHRHETVPQMRAALHERGLL